From Planococcus halocryophilus, the proteins below share one genomic window:
- a CDS encoding DUF4870 domain-containing protein, whose product MENTGFKVLVHASAFFAPFLVPVIVFLISEDKELKKLSIQALLFQLVIGALLFISSWLVIFLIGIPMLIVFGLMGVIVPIMGIIKALNNEYFDYPIVGSWYQ is encoded by the coding sequence ATGGAGAACACAGGTTTTAAAGTACTTGTCCATGCCAGTGCATTTTTTGCACCATTTCTTGTCCCTGTCATTGTGTTTTTAATTTCAGAAGACAAAGAACTTAAAAAGCTATCAATTCAAGCATTACTGTTCCAACTAGTAATAGGAGCATTGCTCTTCATTTCCAGCTGGCTAGTTATTTTCCTAATCGGCATTCCGATGCTAATCGTCTTTGGACTGATGGGCGTCATCGTACCAATCATGGGAATTATCAAAGCCCTCAACAACGAATATTTCGACTACCCAATAGTCGGAAGCTGGTACCAATAA
- a CDS encoding YtoQ family protein, with product MRLTVYLAGEIHSAWREEIKKKSAALDLPIDFVGPMEIHERSDNIGEDILGEQSDAIAKDHAASSFNNLRTGVLMHKADLVIALFGEQYKQWNTAMDASTALASGKPVIIIRPEKLHHPLKELSRKASATVETCDQAIKALSYILEQ from the coding sequence ATGAGATTAACTGTTTATCTTGCTGGAGAAATTCATAGTGCGTGGCGCGAAGAAATCAAGAAAAAGTCGGCTGCATTGGATTTGCCAATCGATTTTGTAGGACCGATGGAAATTCACGAACGTTCAGATAATATTGGTGAAGACATTCTTGGTGAACAATCTGATGCAATCGCTAAAGACCATGCAGCTTCAAGCTTCAATAATTTGCGTACCGGCGTTCTGATGCACAAAGCCGATTTGGTGATCGCGCTATTTGGTGAGCAGTACAAGCAGTGGAACACGGCAATGGATGCTAGCACAGCGCTTGCTTCAGGTAAGCCGGTCATTATCATTCGCCCTGAAAAATTACATCATCCGTTAAAAGAATTGTCTCGAAAAGCGAGTGCTACTGTAGAAACATGCGACCAAGCAATCAAAGCTTTATCTTATATTCTTGAGCAATAA
- a CDS encoding exonuclease SbcCD subunit D gives MKFFHTADWHLGKLVQGIYMTEDQQFVLAQFIDAIKEEKPDAIIIAGDLYDRAVPPTDAVNLLDELLAEIVLELKTPVLSVVGNHDSPGRLNFGSRLMKGNGIHIAGHVHKNHQAVVLNDQFGEVHFHLIPYADPSMVRYEFEDDTIRTHNEAMKAITENIKSTYNPQARHVFVGHAFVTPHGEQEENTSDSERPLSIGGAEHVDAHHFNGFHYTALGHLHKAHYVLNETIRYSGSPLKYSISEEHHKKGFHIVELDAQGEVTVEKRLFSPKRNMRTVEGTIDEILSHEISDDYVFVTLLDDAPVLFPMEKVRSVYPNAMHVGRKNFAGSMLQSETGSRRKMDSLSLFHSFYEEVKGEKATEETIDIFKDVLDEFLREEPAIKEEVKS, from the coding sequence ATGAAGTTTTTTCACACTGCCGACTGGCATTTAGGTAAGCTCGTGCAAGGTATTTACATGACAGAAGATCAGCAATTTGTGCTAGCGCAATTTATAGATGCAATTAAAGAGGAAAAACCTGACGCCATCATTATTGCTGGCGATCTTTATGACCGAGCAGTTCCTCCAACAGACGCTGTCAATTTACTTGACGAGTTACTGGCAGAAATTGTGTTGGAACTGAAAACGCCCGTCCTATCAGTAGTAGGAAATCATGATAGTCCAGGGAGATTGAATTTCGGTAGCCGTCTAATGAAAGGCAACGGGATTCATATCGCAGGTCATGTTCATAAAAATCACCAAGCGGTTGTCTTAAATGATCAATTTGGGGAAGTTCATTTTCATTTGATCCCTTATGCCGACCCTTCGATGGTCCGTTATGAATTTGAAGATGATACGATTCGCACACACAATGAAGCCATGAAGGCCATTACGGAAAATATTAAATCTACCTATAATCCACAGGCGCGTCACGTGTTTGTTGGCCATGCCTTCGTGACGCCTCATGGTGAGCAAGAAGAAAATACGAGCGATTCGGAACGACCATTATCGATTGGTGGAGCAGAACATGTGGATGCTCATCATTTCAATGGATTTCATTACACAGCGCTTGGCCATTTGCATAAAGCCCATTATGTGTTGAATGAAACCATTCGTTATTCGGGATCTCCTTTAAAATATTCAATCTCAGAGGAACATCATAAAAAAGGATTTCACATTGTTGAACTAGACGCACAAGGCGAAGTAACTGTAGAAAAGCGCTTATTTTCGCCAAAACGCAATATGCGTACAGTTGAAGGGACTATTGATGAAATCTTAAGTCATGAAATTAGCGATGATTACGTTTTTGTCACGTTATTGGATGATGCACCGGTGCTATTTCCAATGGAAAAAGTACGTTCCGTGTATCCAAACGCTATGCATGTTGGACGTAAAAATTTCGCAGGGAGCATGTTGCAAAGCGAGACGGGATCACGACGGAAAATGGATTCTTTGTCGTTATTCCATTCTTTTTATGAAGAAGTGAAAGGTGAAAAAGCGACAGAAGAAACAATCGATATTTTTAAAGATGTACTTGATGAATTTTTGCGTGAGGAACCGGCTATAAAAGAAGAGGTGAAGTCATGA
- a CDS encoding AAA family ATPase, which produces MRPLKLKMTAFGPYKNTEEIDFADLQGNQLFVISGSTGAGKTTIFDGICFALYGSASGSDRSESRILRSDFADDTTHTAVEMEFEIHGKNYRVLRQMSHVKKGNKSPTGERFEFFEVTAEGEKPAVERQIVSEINRRIEEIVGLTQNQFSQIVMLPQGEFRKLLTSETDNKEEILRKIFKTEPYKLISERLKQKKDAAEKIFDREHHKLTIHLQRISSSLPERQSELFEVLSRDHKNINQILDGLEKETAYYKEKISVDEQKYEKAYQLHADKMTAYHEAKKWNDRFEELQTKNDQLDQLVQRQSEYAEKETALQSAERASYIANIESLVIELRNNEIDKNKLLKEAIYQQEQAEQTKQIAEQTFHAQQDLQSERDKLSERLIYLGNLLPTIQEISVKKQQLVQLEETSKQSAGRLKQAEKEFSEQKSQKQQLDKKITELEKILDSSDEMQQELTVVTEKSRVLNDYVLLKEKKQQLQATQEEKKVEFEEIATSYRQLETQWFANQAHVLAGQLHAGDACPVCGSTEHPGANLIDPEQVVTKEQVEVAKFGFDQVDGEYRNVSAKLTAVEEQQENKARELTKLKLEVEQVEKVSTELEQRKRQLTKEIKEQQARKLEVRKWKEQAASCYEKMEQLEQSKQNLAAEVQQHSSSYQTAAAVFENELAAVPEELRELPVLKQQLQQVTLQKQQYEQNWKAAQEQFQNSKEQLASAEVSVRHATNTAKEVEEKRANAQQQFVQALEKSSFESEQAYQQAKMTEAAFITLKKDIQQFNQHRHTLTQQVTELKELLADKKLKDLSQAEIELSELKANYESAFAEQNRSRDFEKIGNELIDSIQSVIEKALEAEKNLNRIADLYNMIRGQNGLKISFERYLQIEYLEQIILSANERLKNLSNGQFYLIRSDRQEARGKQSGLGLDVYDAYTGQTRDVKTMSGGEKFNASLCLALGMADVIQSFQGNVSIDTMFIDEGFGSLDEESLNKSIETLIDLQKSGRMIGVISHVQELKAAIPAILQVEKSREGYSRTKFLIK; this is translated from the coding sequence ATGAGACCGTTAAAATTGAAAATGACTGCATTCGGTCCTTATAAAAATACCGAAGAAATTGATTTTGCTGATTTGCAAGGAAATCAATTATTTGTTATTTCGGGCAGTACAGGCGCTGGAAAAACTACTATCTTTGATGGGATTTGCTTCGCTTTATACGGTTCTGCTAGCGGTTCTGACCGAAGTGAATCACGTATATTGAGAAGTGATTTTGCGGATGACACAACGCATACGGCAGTCGAAATGGAATTTGAAATTCACGGAAAAAACTACCGTGTACTGCGCCAAATGAGTCATGTGAAAAAAGGCAATAAAAGCCCGACCGGAGAGCGCTTTGAATTTTTTGAGGTAACAGCAGAAGGCGAAAAACCTGCAGTGGAACGCCAAATTGTTTCGGAAATCAATCGTCGCATTGAAGAAATTGTTGGTTTGACACAAAATCAATTCAGCCAAATTGTGATGTTGCCACAAGGTGAATTCCGTAAACTTTTGACATCGGAAACTGACAATAAAGAAGAGATTCTTCGGAAAATATTCAAAACAGAACCATATAAACTGATCAGCGAACGATTAAAGCAAAAGAAAGATGCGGCAGAGAAAATATTTGACCGTGAGCATCACAAGTTGACTATTCATCTTCAACGGATTAGCTCTTCCTTACCAGAACGACAATCGGAACTTTTTGAAGTGTTGAGCCGCGACCATAAAAACATTAACCAAATACTTGATGGGCTTGAAAAAGAGACGGCTTATTATAAAGAGAAAATCAGCGTAGATGAGCAAAAGTACGAGAAGGCTTATCAGCTTCATGCGGACAAAATGACGGCTTATCACGAGGCGAAAAAGTGGAATGACCGTTTCGAGGAACTCCAAACGAAAAATGACCAACTTGACCAGCTTGTACAACGTCAGTCGGAATATGCAGAAAAGGAAACAGCTTTGCAATCGGCAGAAAGAGCGAGTTATATCGCCAATATTGAAAGCTTAGTCATTGAATTACGTAACAATGAAATCGACAAAAACAAATTGCTAAAAGAGGCTATCTATCAGCAAGAACAAGCAGAACAGACAAAGCAAATAGCAGAACAGACATTTCATGCGCAACAGGATCTTCAGAGTGAGCGTGACAAGTTAAGCGAGCGGCTTATATATTTGGGAAATTTATTGCCAACGATACAAGAGATATCTGTGAAAAAACAACAATTAGTACAGCTCGAGGAAACCTCAAAACAATCGGCAGGTCGGTTAAAGCAAGCAGAGAAAGAATTCAGCGAACAAAAAAGTCAAAAACAACAGCTGGATAAAAAAATCACGGAGTTAGAAAAAATTCTGGATTCCTCTGATGAAATGCAACAAGAGTTAACCGTCGTAACTGAAAAATCTCGTGTACTAAACGACTATGTTTTATTGAAAGAGAAAAAACAGCAGTTGCAAGCTACACAAGAAGAAAAAAAGGTAGAATTCGAAGAAATAGCCACTTCTTATCGGCAATTAGAAACTCAATGGTTTGCCAACCAAGCGCATGTACTTGCCGGTCAATTGCATGCCGGGGATGCATGTCCTGTCTGTGGAAGTACCGAACACCCTGGAGCAAATTTGATAGACCCAGAGCAGGTTGTAACGAAAGAGCAAGTGGAAGTGGCGAAATTTGGCTTTGATCAAGTGGATGGAGAATATCGAAATGTGTCAGCGAAACTGACTGCTGTAGAAGAGCAACAGGAAAACAAAGCGCGGGAATTAACGAAACTAAAACTAGAAGTTGAACAAGTCGAAAAAGTCTCGACCGAATTAGAGCAAAGAAAACGTCAGTTAACTAAAGAGATAAAAGAACAGCAGGCCCGTAAACTTGAGGTGCGAAAATGGAAAGAGCAAGCAGCTAGTTGTTATGAGAAAATGGAACAACTAGAGCAAAGTAAGCAAAACTTAGCAGCAGAAGTGCAGCAGCATAGTTCCTCTTATCAAACAGCTGCAGCAGTTTTTGAAAATGAATTGGCTGCAGTTCCAGAAGAACTTCGTGAGCTGCCTGTCTTGAAACAGCAATTGCAACAAGTAACCTTACAAAAACAACAGTACGAGCAAAATTGGAAAGCTGCCCAAGAACAATTTCAGAATTCGAAAGAACAGTTGGCTAGTGCGGAAGTATCTGTCCGTCATGCTACAAATACAGCTAAAGAAGTAGAAGAAAAGAGAGCCAACGCTCAGCAACAATTTGTTCAAGCTCTGGAAAAGTCATCATTTGAATCTGAACAAGCTTATCAGCAAGCAAAAATGACAGAAGCAGCATTTATCACTTTGAAAAAAGATATTCAACAGTTCAATCAGCATCGCCATACGTTAACGCAACAAGTAACCGAACTAAAAGAATTGCTAGCGGACAAAAAATTGAAAGATTTGAGTCAAGCGGAAATCGAGTTATCCGAACTTAAAGCGAATTATGAAAGTGCTTTTGCAGAACAGAATCGTTCTCGAGATTTCGAGAAGATAGGTAATGAGTTAATCGATAGCATTCAAAGTGTGATAGAAAAAGCGCTTGAAGCAGAGAAAAATCTCAATCGAATTGCGGATCTGTATAATATGATTCGAGGGCAAAATGGTTTAAAGATTTCGTTTGAACGCTATTTGCAAATCGAGTATTTGGAACAAATCATCTTATCTGCAAATGAACGGTTAAAAAATTTATCAAATGGTCAATTTTATTTGATTCGCAGCGACCGACAAGAAGCGCGAGGCAAACAAAGTGGTCTTGGGTTAGACGTCTATGATGCATATACCGGACAGACGCGTGATGTTAAAACCATGTCAGGTGGAGAGAAATTTAATGCGTCGCTCTGCTTAGCACTCGGTATGGCAGACGTGATTCAAAGCTTTCAAGGAAATGTCTCAATCGATACAATGTTTATCGATGAAGGGTTCGGATCGCTCGACGAAGAGTCACTCAACAAATCGATTGAAACCTTGATTGATTTACAGAAATCTGGGCGGATGATTGGTGTTATTTCACATGTACAAGAACTAAAAGCCGCAATTCCTGCGATATTGCAAGTTGAAAAATCAAGAGAAGGTTATAGTCGGACGAAGTTTCTCATCAAATAA
- a CDS encoding acetyl-CoA hydrolase/transferase family protein: MDKHLTPQEVVNLIDKNADLIIPIANGEPIRLLDILEENAEQLEGVKIHQMLALRSRSYIQGEIEQLKHVSYFLSGATRKVYQQAKIDLVPNNFHEVPRLLRKTTKMSMILTVASPMDEHGYFTLGTQADYVAEFIGKVPFILEVNKNMPRTFGRNQIHISQISGYVEHHGALSEEIIPEVCDRDLLIASNIIQDIQDGDTLQIGIGSVPNAVISMLKDHRHLGIHTEMLPDGVAGLVAAGAVDGTRKFTNPGKIIATFAFGSKNLYDFINNNPAVEFLPVSVVNDPREIAKEKNIVSINSTTEVDLFGQCASETVGGKYYSSSGGQVDFARGVRFAENGKGYICMPSTAKDDTLSRIKLHLTPGSVVTTGKNDVDNIVTEFGVARLHGVSISERAKRLAAIAHPKFREELLFDAKKQGLLI, from the coding sequence ATGGACAAGCACTTAACGCCACAAGAAGTTGTAAATTTAATCGATAAAAATGCGGATTTGATTATTCCAATCGCCAACGGAGAACCGATCCGATTACTAGATATATTAGAAGAAAACGCTGAGCAACTAGAGGGAGTAAAAATTCATCAAATGTTGGCTTTACGATCACGGTCATACATTCAAGGTGAAATCGAGCAATTAAAACATGTTTCGTATTTTCTTAGTGGTGCCACACGTAAAGTATATCAACAAGCAAAAATAGATTTGGTTCCGAATAACTTTCATGAAGTGCCTCGTCTGCTCCGAAAAACGACGAAAATGTCGATGATTTTGACAGTCGCGTCGCCGATGGATGAACACGGATATTTCACGTTAGGAACACAGGCTGATTATGTTGCTGAATTTATAGGCAAAGTGCCGTTTATTTTAGAAGTAAACAAAAACATGCCGCGGACATTTGGTCGCAACCAAATCCACATTAGCCAAATTTCAGGTTATGTAGAGCATCATGGAGCTCTTTCAGAAGAAATAATTCCAGAAGTTTGCGATCGGGATTTATTGATCGCATCTAACATTATTCAAGACATTCAAGACGGAGACACACTACAAATTGGAATCGGTTCTGTGCCCAATGCCGTTATTAGCATGTTAAAAGATCATCGGCATTTAGGAATTCATACAGAAATGTTGCCAGATGGAGTTGCAGGTTTGGTAGCTGCAGGAGCAGTAGATGGCACACGGAAATTCACGAACCCTGGAAAAATTATTGCCACTTTCGCTTTTGGATCTAAAAATTTGTATGACTTTATCAACAATAATCCGGCAGTAGAATTTTTGCCAGTTAGTGTGGTGAACGATCCGCGAGAAATTGCGAAAGAAAAAAATATCGTTTCCATTAACTCAACGACAGAAGTTGATTTGTTTGGGCAATGTGCTTCTGAAACTGTTGGAGGTAAATATTATTCGTCAAGTGGAGGCCAAGTTGATTTTGCGCGCGGTGTTCGTTTTGCTGAAAATGGCAAAGGTTATATTTGTATGCCGTCGACTGCTAAGGACGATACGTTATCCCGTATCAAGCTTCATCTTACGCCAGGGTCTGTCGTAACGACTGGCAAAAATGATGTGGACAATATTGTTACAGAGTTCGGCGTTGCTCGCTTACACGGCGTTTCCATTTCAGAACGTGCTAAACGTCTAGCAGCAATAGCGCATCCTAAGTTCCGTGAAGAATTACTATTTGATGCAAAAAAACAAGGGTTGTTAATTTAA
- a CDS encoding MarR family winged helix-turn-helix transcriptional regulator: MKNLLFHEIHQKSRLSIKEVNDALKEFELYSSQWSILFCLKQFGAMTQKEIWQYLNVEAPTVTRTIARLEESRWVFREEGHDKRARIVHLTPFAQQNLPAIEKRIQHVEEEMVSSLSEEEQDQLLSLLKKIGQ; encoded by the coding sequence ATGAAAAATTTACTGTTTCATGAAATTCACCAAAAATCCCGCTTATCGATTAAAGAGGTCAATGATGCTTTAAAAGAGTTTGAATTATATAGTTCGCAATGGTCTATTCTTTTTTGTTTAAAGCAATTTGGTGCGATGACACAAAAAGAAATTTGGCAGTATTTGAATGTGGAAGCACCAACCGTTACGAGGACTATCGCTCGTCTAGAGGAAAGCCGATGGGTGTTTCGAGAAGAAGGTCACGATAAGCGAGCAAGAATTGTTCACTTAACACCTTTTGCGCAACAAAATTTACCAGCAATCGAAAAGCGGATTCAGCACGTAGAGGAAGAGATGGTATCGAGTCTTTCAGAGGAAGAGCAAGATCAGCTCCTCTCGTTACTGAAAAAAATCGGACAATAA
- a CDS encoding MFS transporter has translation MTEKRPIWTKSFVNISISTFFVFVVFYALLTYMPLYVLNDLKGTATEAGLVISVFLLSAIIMRFLSGMILEKFGKKRMLLISVLLFAVSTILYLFVGSFTSLLWLRFFHGIWFSLLTTVAGAIAADIIPPERRGEGLGYYGIAMNLAVVVGPFIVLTLQQYVSAHIIFIVLAVIIIIGFLCALAVQVNEEPYSKKPKHKLSINDFLEKKTMPIATVGFLIAFAYASVIAFISVYAESLGLIKTASFFFLVYAMAMLIVRPITGRLFDAIGPKVVIIPSIVIFGVGLITLSFTEVSWMLLLSGALIGLGYGTLLPSFQSLAIQAADKHRSGYATGTFFAFYDSGIAIGSVLLGLIAGISGYSNLYLMLGVFVILVVFYYMWIASKQETQPN, from the coding sequence ATGACTGAAAAAAGACCAATTTGGACAAAAAGTTTTGTTAATATTTCAATCAGCACGTTTTTTGTTTTTGTCGTTTTTTATGCATTGCTAACATATATGCCACTTTATGTACTAAACGATTTAAAAGGCACAGCTACAGAAGCAGGATTAGTAATATCCGTATTCTTGCTGTCTGCCATCATTATGCGTTTCTTGTCAGGGATGATTTTGGAGAAATTCGGCAAAAAAAGAATGTTGCTAATTTCAGTACTTCTGTTTGCTGTTAGTACGATACTCTATCTATTTGTGGGTAGTTTCACGTCACTTTTATGGCTGCGGTTTTTCCACGGTATTTGGTTTAGCTTGTTAACGACTGTAGCAGGAGCGATAGCGGCGGACATTATTCCACCAGAGCGACGCGGTGAAGGTTTGGGCTATTATGGCATTGCGATGAACTTAGCGGTAGTTGTTGGTCCTTTTATAGTATTAACCTTGCAACAATATGTATCAGCACACATTATTTTTATCGTCCTTGCGGTTATTATCATTATCGGATTTTTATGTGCGTTAGCTGTTCAAGTAAATGAAGAACCCTATAGTAAAAAACCAAAACATAAATTGTCGATCAACGACTTTTTAGAGAAAAAAACGATGCCAATTGCAACTGTTGGTTTTTTAATCGCATTTGCGTATGCCAGTGTTATCGCATTTATCTCTGTCTATGCGGAATCGTTAGGGCTCATCAAAACCGCAAGTTTTTTCTTTCTTGTATATGCAATGGCGATGCTAATTGTTCGACCAATTACGGGGAGGTTGTTTGATGCTATAGGACCTAAAGTTGTCATTATTCCTTCGATTGTTATTTTTGGTGTGGGACTGATCACATTAAGCTTTACAGAAGTTTCATGGATGCTGCTATTGTCAGGAGCGTTAATTGGTCTTGGTTATGGAACCTTATTGCCGAGTTTTCAAAGCCTTGCCATACAGGCGGCTGATAAGCATCGTAGTGGTTATGCTACAGGTACTTTCTTTGCCTTTTATGATAGCGGGATTGCCATTGGCTCAGTGTTGCTTGGGTTAATCGCGGGAATTTCCGGTTATTCTAATCTCTACTTAATGCTTGGAGTGTTTGTGATTCTCGTTGTGTTTTACTATATGTGGATTGCATCAAAACAAGAGACTCAGCCTAATTAA
- the trhA gene encoding PAQR family membrane homeostasis protein TrhA encodes MNTYIREPFNALSHLVGALLSLAALLAMVIKTAYADQPALHVAAVSIFGISLIFLYSASTIYHSALSQPYIIAFLRKLDHSMIFALIAGSYAPFCLIALGGTLGWTLFSLVTVLGLSGIFFKMVWFHSPRWLSTVIYIAMGWIIIFAVVPLANTLSLTGLLLLVAGGVSYTVGGIIYGIKPNSLSSKHLGFHEIFHLFILFGSLCHFLSVYFYVL; translated from the coding sequence ATGAACACATACATTCGAGAACCATTTAACGCTTTATCCCATTTAGTAGGAGCTTTATTGTCTTTGGCTGCCTTATTGGCAATGGTCATTAAAACTGCTTATGCCGATCAACCGGCTTTACACGTAGCAGCTGTCTCCATTTTTGGCATTAGCTTAATCTTTTTATACAGTGCTTCAACCATTTATCATTCAGCCCTTTCTCAGCCTTACATTATTGCCTTTTTACGAAAACTCGATCACTCGATGATTTTCGCCTTAATCGCAGGATCTTATGCACCTTTTTGTCTCATTGCGCTTGGCGGTACACTCGGATGGACCTTGTTTTCGCTTGTGACTGTGTTAGGACTCAGCGGAATCTTCTTTAAAATGGTTTGGTTCCATTCCCCGAGATGGCTATCTACTGTGATTTACATCGCAATGGGTTGGATTATCATTTTTGCAGTCGTGCCATTAGCAAATACCCTTTCTTTAACAGGCTTACTTTTACTTGTTGCTGGCGGAGTTTCTTATACAGTTGGTGGTATTATTTATGGCATTAAACCAAATTCCCTGTCTTCCAAACATTTAGGGTTTCACGAAATTTTCCACCTTTTTATTCTTTTCGGTAGCCTTTGTCATTTCTTATCCGTTTACTTTTATGTGCTATAA
- a CDS encoding DUF1836 domain-containing protein gives MHIGNANRLIEEMAFHNQVLPEDIPKIDLYIDQVIQLFESSFAETKRHPDEKILTKTMINNYAKGKLFYPIQNKKYSRDHIMLISLIYQMKSALSINDVKQVLDGINEKAEQKELDLEQFYQSYLNLQQNNRTFFETGLTQQAEKAAEQVAGFEGSEELERVLLIASLVHTSNLYRRAAEKLVDEMVEGVKRDE, from the coding sequence GTGCATATCGGAAACGCAAATAGACTAATCGAAGAAATGGCTTTTCACAATCAAGTTTTGCCAGAAGACATTCCAAAAATTGATTTGTATATTGATCAAGTAATTCAATTGTTTGAATCCAGTTTCGCAGAAACAAAACGACATCCAGATGAAAAAATTCTCACTAAAACCATGATTAATAATTACGCAAAAGGAAAATTGTTTTATCCCATTCAAAACAAAAAGTACAGTCGGGATCACATTATGCTCATCAGCTTGATTTATCAGATGAAAAGCGCATTATCGATCAATGACGTCAAGCAAGTATTAGATGGCATCAATGAAAAAGCAGAACAAAAAGAGCTAGACCTTGAACAGTTTTATCAAAGCTATTTAAACCTTCAGCAAAACAATAGAACATTTTTTGAGACTGGACTAACACAACAAGCGGAAAAAGCTGCCGAACAAGTAGCCGGCTTTGAGGGTTCAGAAGAATTAGAGCGTGTCCTACTAATTGCATCACTAGTGCACACGAGCAATCTTTATAGAAGAGCGGCTGAAAAACTAGTGGATGAAATGGTGGAGGGGGTAAAGCGTGATGAGTAA
- a CDS encoding YaiI/YqxD family protein, with product MSKILIDADGCPVVSQTIDLAKVYRLPVILICDTSHEMHREGAETITVSKGADAVDFVLVNRVKKGDIVVTQDYGLAAMVLAKRGIPIDQNGRVYSDENIEQLLHGRHVAKKIRQGGGRMKGPKKRQSEDNEKFQAALTQLLIQAKENEEMPGK from the coding sequence ATGAGTAAAATTCTAATTGATGCAGACGGTTGTCCGGTTGTGTCACAAACAATTGATTTGGCGAAAGTTTATCGTTTACCCGTCATTTTGATTTGCGATACTTCCCACGAAATGCATAGAGAAGGTGCAGAGACCATCACAGTATCGAAAGGGGCAGATGCTGTGGATTTTGTTCTTGTAAACCGAGTGAAAAAAGGCGATATTGTGGTGACGCAAGATTATGGGCTTGCAGCAATGGTTCTTGCCAAACGCGGGATACCGATTGATCAAAACGGTCGCGTTTATTCGGATGAAAATATCGAACAATTGCTTCACGGTCGCCATGTCGCGAAGAAGATTCGCCAAGGCGGCGGCAGGATGAAAGGACCGAAAAAACGGCAGTCCGAAGATAATGAGAAGTTCCAAGCTGCTTTAACACAGTTGTTAATACAAGCTAAAGAAAACGAAGAAATGCCTGGCAAATAA